A region of the Schistosoma mansoni, WGS project CABG00000000 data, supercontig 0049, strain Puerto Rico, whole genome shotgun sequence genome:
AATAAATATGAGGTGACAGCTCGTTAAAGCGGCTGACAAACGAATACTGTCCAAAACAAACATTGAATGACCTAGTCAAATATAATGAGGATATGAAGCGGTAATTTTAAGTATTAAATGTATATCTCAACTAGAAGTGTGATAAATCTTTTACTGTATATAAGTTGTGAATAACATTATAAAGATTGATGTCAGTATATCTACCCTTTCATGTACGCTCTTCACACCTATGGCTACTAAATATAACTTTATATTGATAACAAACCCTAAAATTGCCACCTCTATGTTATCAGGTAACTGTTAAGATCTATGTATGGACTGTTATTATATGTATTCTTATTTGTATAACCAataagtaactatattatatgtatattcatactCCTTTAATTATAAGCCTCCATTTGACGTGttgactactattatacgatatactactcctgagttatacccaagTTATTAGCTAAAGTCTACCACAtccacagccactttttggcatgattttgtttaattattattttctgttttatggtaTGACGCGGTTTGGTTTATTTgtgtataaacccagtatgtctgaaaatatatgattcataaaaCGGAGGCTAATATTTATGTTCTGAACTGACCCGGCTGGGTTAAGCGAGAAGCTTCTATCTCAAAGGACCGATAAGAACTCTAGGCTGCTTCTACaagtttatgcgtcattggtctgGTTTTATAAGTCGGTGTCTCTAATGAACATTATTATCtcgtcatatattaacaggcCACAAGCCATAACAGAATATCTTTATATTTACAAAACAGTGCACAGTGTCAAATTCATTAAACGACACGATATTTTCTGTAAAGTTGTATAATCTTTTTGATCTTACAAATCCTAAACTAACATTTCACAGAGAAGGAATGTTTAAGTACTACttcaagaaaagaaaaaaactaagtTTGAACttagttaataataaaaaaacattttattgattatcacTGTACTAAGACTTACCAACCAAAATCTTTGCCTAAAACACAGTGCCAAACACCACCATCATATTTATCCATATGTTTCTTAACATAAGCTGCAACATCTCTTTCTTCATCATACTGTTCTGTAGCTACAACACATGTGTCTACAACAATTTTCTGTAATGGTGCTTGCATATCAGTAGATTTCATTAGAGCACGACGATTTTCCATCTTGTTGATTTCAGTAAATTCCTAgtttttgtcttctgatatcTGATTATGAATGCAATGTAGAAATTGGATAGTTGCCAaaggcagcagcagcagcagcagtagtagtagtagtactagtactAGTTCTATTAATCCGtattatattgaaataaattactTTAATTTCATACAACAAATAGTTGATGAGTTCACtaacaaagaaaagaaagaaaagaaaaaaagaagaaaaagccTTCTCAACAAATTTGTGTGCATCTTATTTTGTTCTTTAAATTTATAGttacataaaaattataaaaaattttcatattATCTCTTCACTTTTATTGAAATTATCCAATCAAAATCAAGATGTGAAATGTGCATCTCTTTTTCTTCAAATTCTCATGTATGTGTTTATCTGGATATGTAGAGGATGTTACATCTACCATTAAATCGATTCTTACATACCATTACACAGTtaagcaacaacaaaaaaaaaaacaaacaaacaacgaaACATTGATTTATAGATAATAAACATCAAAGTAGAGCACACAAGAGTTCAAATCTTGTTGACCGAGCGATTGGAATGTTAAATTACCAAAATATAATGATGTTATTCTATGAAATATTACTACTCATTTAATGGTTTTACAATTTAATTGTTAATTTGTACAATTTAGTGAATTTTTTTTGTCTATCAATTAGAATCATTAATGAATGCATTTCATAACTAATTGATAAGCTATTCTATGATGGCTTTCATAAATAGATTGACAGATAGAGCAAAGACGGATagaggctagcagtggaatccaggacgtgcgtttcgtcatatttgggactcgtcagctggatgtaactacatctcagagttgatgttcactctgggaatcgaacccagtgaacatcaactctgagtggataacgcgatggcgtttgaagcgaaaggtactgggttcgagtctcagagtgaacatcaactctgagatgcaggtacatccaactgacgagtcccgaataggacgaaacgagcgtcc
Encoded here:
- a CDS encoding cytoplasmic dynein light chain, putative translates to MENRRALMKSTDMQAPLQKIVVDTCVVATEQYDEERDVAAYVKKHMDKYDGGVWHCVLGKDFGCYVSHLDGYFSYFQYQGKSMIVFRTQ